The following are encoded in a window of Oncorhynchus keta strain PuntledgeMale-10-30-2019 chromosome 10, Oket_V2, whole genome shotgun sequence genomic DNA:
- the LOC118389038 gene encoding retinol dehydrogenase 11-like isoform X4, with translation MYLVWTDVFSHPLWAVSTVILGLVLRSQRRGSWDPRACLVQLKGKTAIVTGANTGIGKFIALDFALRGARVIMACRSEARGSVALHEIRKRSGNADVHLRLVDTSSLASVRAFADGVLREEKELHILVNNAGASGLPRDITSDGLEVSFATNHVGPFLLTNLLLDLLKQSAPARIVNVSSMNHWKGMVDFSHFKGKNLGYTMDSVYNHTKLHNVICTNELARRQEGTGVTANSVHPGLVKTEMMRHYNFMVRFLFNMIGIFFFKSSEEGAVSTIYCAVAMEMEGITGKYFDSDCSLSLPAPLARDPTLAVKVFEFCERLTSKF, from the exons atgtatttggtttGGACTGATGTTTTCTCTCACCCGTTGTGGGCTGTATCAACGGTGATTTTGGGACTTGTCTTGCGATCACAGCGGAGAGGGTCGTGGGATCCGCGCGCCTGTCTGGTGCAACTGAAGGGCAAGACAGCCATAGTTACTGGAGCTAACACAG GGATAGGGAAGTTCATTGCCCTTGACTTTGCCCTGCGCGGGGCTCGTGTTATCATGGCGTGCCGGAGCGAGGCTCGCGGTAGCGTCGCCCTGCATGAGATCCGTAAGCGGAGTGGGAATGCAGACGTGCACCTGCGTCTGGTGGACACCTCGTCCCTGGCGTCGGTGAGGGCGTTCGCAGACGGTGTCCTGCGAGAGGAGAAGGAGCTCCACATACTGGTCAACAACGCCGGGGCTTCAG GCTTGCCTAGAGATATCACCTCAGATGGGCTAGAGGTGTCCTTCGCTACCAACCATGTGGGCCCTTTCCTCCTCACCAACTTGCTTCTGG aCCTGCTGAAGCAATCAGCACCGGCACGCATCGTCAACGTGTCATCCATGAACCACTGGAAGGGTATGGTCGACTTCTCGCACTTCAAGGGCAAGAACCTGGGCTACACTATGGACAGTGTGTACAACCACACCAAGCTGCACAACGTCATCTGCACTAACGAGCTGGCGCGAAGGCAAGAGGGAACAG gGGTGACAGCTAACTCCGTCCACCCCGGGTTGGTAAAGACAGAAATGATGAGACACTATAACTTCATGGTTCGGTTCCTCTTCAACATGATCGGAATCTTCTTCTTCAAG TCTTCTGAGGAAGGGGCAGTGAGCACCATCTACTGTGCGGTTGCcatggagatggagggaataaCAGGGAAGTACTTTGACAGCGACTGTTCCCTGAGTCTCCCTGCTCCCCTGGCCCGAGACCCCACCCTCGCAGTAAAGGTCTTTGAGTTCTGCGAGAGATTGACATCCAAGTTCTGA